The genome window TGACGGCCAGACAGCGCATCCGCGCGGCTTTGGCGGAACGAATACCCAGCGGCGCGTTCTCGATGACCAGACATTTCGCCGGAGGCAGAGCCAGTTTTTGCGCGGCGGCGAGGTACGGCTCGGGGTGCGGTTTGCTGCGCGTGGTCAGTTCGCCGCCGACCACGCAGTCAAATAATTTGAGCAGCGGTTTGGAGAGCAGCTGCGGCATATCCGAACTCGGTGTGCCGCTGACCAGACCGAGAAGGTATTTTTTGCTTTTTAATTCCCGCAGCAGTTCTGGCAGGCCGGGCATGATGTGCCGCCGGAATATTTTGCGGAATAATTTTTGGCGGTAATTAAAAATCTTGCGCTTAAACGGCAGATCCGCCGGCAGATTATTCCGGGTCAGATAATGCTGGAGCGTGGTTTCCCATTTTTCGCCCTCGTGTGCGTAAATATCCTGCGGGCCGACCGTGATGCCGTATTTCTTAAGCGCCTCATGCCAGGCGAAAAAATGATAAGGCATGGAGTCCACAATGACGCCGTCCATGTCGAAAAACAGTGCGCGGATTTTTGACATGGCTGGAAGTCTAGCATATATTTAAGGCCGTGATCATCGGCGTTACAGGAATTACCGGCAGCGGCAAATCTGAAGCGGCGCGGCTGCTGGCGCGGCGTTTTGCCGCGGAATATATCGAGGTGGACGCGGTCGGGCATCGAGTGCTGGCCGAAAATAAATTTGTGCGCCGGGCGGTGCGCCTGCTCTGCGGCTCAGCCGAGCGGCCGGCCGTGGCCGCGCAGGTCTTCAAATCTCCTTTCAAACTTTTTTGTTTGAACACCCTGACGCATCCTTTTATGCGGCGGATCATCCGGCGGCAGCTCCGCGCCCGGCAAAAACATTTCGTCATTGACGCGGCGCTGCTTTATCAGATGGGCTTGGCCGGATACTGCGACAAAGTACTTTTCGTGGACGCGCCGGAAAATCTGATCTACGAGCGGCTGACCGCCAAAGGTTTGACCGCCGGTCAGGTCTGGCGGCGGCTGGCGGCCAATCAAAAAGTCTATATCTATAAGCAGCGCGCGCACAAAATTATCGTCAACGACGGCTCGCTGGCCGCCCTGCAAAAAAATATCGAGAGGTTTTGACCGTTCCCTGACTGTAAGCCCGTTAGGGAGCCTGTCGCAGGGAGCGTATTTCAGCAGCGCCGTTTTTTATATGTCTCGCTTCCGTGAGACACCCCTCTGTCACTTCGTGACATCTCCCCTTGTAAAGGGGAGAAAATCAGCCGTATAAAGTTTGTTCCTTGCTAAAGAGAGGCAACCAGATACGTAATGTATAATTAGAAGGTGACAAAAATATATAATATGAAAAAATATATTGAGCGGCGCAAGCGTTTGCGAAAAAACCTGACCGCTACGGAACTTATTCTCTGGACGGCGGTTAGGAATAATAAATTAGGCATTAGATTTAGGCGGCAGTATGGCGTGAAAGCTTTTGTCCTGGATTTTTATTGTCCGGCACGTAAACTGGCCATCGAGGTCGACGGCGGTGTGCACCTAACGGACAGGCAATCGGCAATAGATAAAGACCGCCAGCGAATTATCGAAAATCTTGGTATAAAATTCCTGCGCTTTACCAACGAACAGGTACGGCAAAATTTAACGGCCGTTTTGAAATCCATAAAAGACAGCCTGTCCAGCTGAAAAAGTTAGCTCCCCTTTATAAGGGGAGCTGGCAAAAATCTGCGCCGCAGATTTTTGTCTGAGGGGTGTCTGCGTCAGCAGACATGGCAACGCTGAACGCTGATTGAATGACAAAAACTGGGGCAAAAGCCGATGTGTGAAGTTTGAGGCAGCAGCAGGCATATATTTCCC of Candidatus Margulisiibacteriota bacterium contains these proteins:
- the coaE gene encoding dephospho-CoA kinase (Dephospho-CoA kinase (CoaE) performs the final step in coenzyme A biosynthesis.), with product MIIGVTGITGSGKSEAARLLARRFAAEYIEVDAVGHRVLAENKFVRRAVRLLCGSAERPAVAAQVFKSPFKLFCLNTLTHPFMRRIIRRQLRARQKHFVIDAALLYQMGLAGYCDKVLFVDAPENLIYERLTAKGLTAGQVWRRLAANQKVYIYKQRAHKIIVNDGSLAALQKNIERF
- a CDS encoding HAD family phosphatase; this translates as MSKIRALFFDMDGVIVDSMPYHFFAWHEALKKYGITVGPQDIYAHEGEKWETTLQHYLTRNNLPADLPFKRKIFNYRQKLFRKIFRRHIMPGLPELLRELKSKKYLLGLVSGTPSSDMPQLLSKPLLKLFDCVVGGELTTRSKPHPEPYLAAAQKLALPPAKCLVIENAPLGIRSAKAARMRCLAVTTSLPADYLQKAGADQVCGIKDLRKKILEFLG
- a CDS encoding endonuclease domain-containing protein; translated protein: MTKIYNMKKYIERRKRLRKNLTATELILWTAVRNNKLGIRFRRQYGVKAFVLDFYCPARKLAIEVDGGVHLTDRQSAIDKDRQRIIENLGIKFLRFTNEQVRQNLTAVLKSIKDSLSS